A window of the Hordeum vulgare subsp. vulgare chromosome 5H, MorexV3_pseudomolecules_assembly, whole genome shotgun sequence genome harbors these coding sequences:
- the LOC123399745 gene encoding uncharacterized protein LOC123399745, which produces MAGRDDLAALREQTALASSAAVSVSDLDLAYQLQLAEAIQASLSLDALSSNPSSSKGKAPIAAAAASSSSSRSQPAPPEPSDASYALAVHATDLARAEEDHRYAEACRAYHARAAASASVAAHDAIFARELAAVPEDQWAHDGDNIERPLDSTKPLFRVMFKGMASKEVVGSRDWDPRVAVLAVALCDSQGKVVLSIQKPVEGFVGGRMMLEAMALTEGLQAALGLGIQSIGIVNDYKALHNHIVGIWRPKQMKLAEMINQVLSVAKKFKKCETKLVERGKLDYVMKLARDSILSQITKAIAVNASKEKRETCAICLEDTDVSKIHVVEGCAHRFCFCCMKEHVKVKLLHGTLPACPQDGCTTKLTVEGSKIFLSPRLLDIMVQRIREGQIPPGQKIYCPYPKCSALMSLSEMQHPLQESSSKHTIADAVTLRKCVICRGSFCISCKVPWHDRMTCYNYKRRYPQARPDDAKLQNLARQQLWRQCVKCKHMIELSEGCYHMTCVCGYQFCYTCGKEWKDKKATCSCPLWDEDNIIRDGMEEEEEEENDDYDDSDDSDEDDYYARDYDRHYYVRDYA; this is translated from the exons ATGGCCGGCCGCGACGACCTCGCCGCGCTCCGCGAGCAGACCGCCctcgcctcctccgccgccgtctCCGTCTCCGATctcgacctcgcgtaccagctccaGCTCGCCGAGGCCATCCAGGCATCTCTCAGCCTCGATGCCCTCTCCAGTAATCCCTCCTCTTCCAAAGGCAAAGcccccatcgccgccgccgctgcctcaTCCTCCTCGTCCCGGTCCCAGCCCGCGCCGCCGGAGCCCTCGGACGCCTCATACGCCCTGGCGGTCCACGCCACCGACCTCGCGCGCGCCGAGGAGGACCACCGCTACGCCGAGGCCTGCCGCGCCTACCACGCCAgggccgccgcctccgcctccgttgccgcgcacGACGCCATTTTCGCGCGCGAGCTCGCCGCCGTCCCGGAGGACCAGTGGGCCCACGACGGAGACAACATCGAGCGCCCCCTGGACTCGACCAAGCCCCTCTTCCGCGTCATGTTCAAGGGCATGGCCAGCAAGGAGGTCGTGGGGTCGCGGGACTGGGACCCCCGCGTCGCCGTCCTCGCCGTGGCGCTGTGCGACTCCCAGGGAAAGGTGGTGCTCAGTATACAGAAGCCGGTGGAAGGGTTTGTGGGCGGACGCATGATGCTCGAGGCAATGGCGCTCACCGAAGGCCTCCAGGCGGCGCTCGGGTTAGGGATCCAGAGCATCGGGATTGTCAATGATTACAAGGCACTCCACAACCAt ATTGTTGGAATTTGGCGTCCGAAACAGATGAAGCTTGCAGAAATGATAAATCAGGTTCTGTCAGTAGCAAAGAAATTCAAGAAATGTGAAACTAAACTTGTGGAACGAGGCAAACTTGATTACGTGATGAAATTAGCAAGAGATTCAATACTCTCTCAGATTACCAAAGCTATTGCTGTTAATGCTAGCAAGGAGAAAAGAGAGACCTGCGCCATCTGCCTGGAAGACACCGATGTATCTAAAATTCATGTTGTTGAAGGCTGCGCACACCGCTTTTGTTTCTGCTGCATGAAGGAGCATGTGAAAGTTAAGCTACTCCATGGAACTCTCCCAGCTTGTCCACAAGATGGTTGCACTACAAAGCTAACCGTGGAGGGTTCAAAGATATTCCTATCGCCTCGACTGTTAGATATCATGGTGCAACGCATCAGGGAAGGACAGATCCCTCCTGGACAAAAGATTTATTGCCCGTATCCCAAGTGTTCGGCCTTGATGTCCTTGAGTGAAATGCAGCACCCGTTGCAAGAATCTTCCTCAAAGCACACCATTGCTGATGCTGTCACCTTGAGGAAGTGTGTCATATGCAGAGGTTCATTCTGCATCAGCTGTAAGGTCCCATGGCATGATAGGATGACTTGTTACAACTACAAGAGAAGATACCCACAAGCCCGTCCAGATGATGCAAAGTTACAGAACCTTGCACGGCAGCAGCTGTGGCGCCAATGTGTCAAATGCAAGCACATGATTGAACTCTCGGAGGGCTGCTACCATATGACTTGTGT ATGCGGCTATCAATTCTGCTACACCTGTGGGAAAGAATGGAAGGACAAGAAAGCGACCTGCTCCTGCCCGCTGTGGGATGAAGATAATATTATCCGTGatggcatggaggaggaggaggaggaggagaacgatgactacgatgactctGATGACTCTGATGAGGACGATTACTATGCTAGAGACTATGACCGGCATTACTATGTGAGAGACTATGCTTGA